The window GCTTGATTGGCGCGCGCGTCTCCATGGCGACCGCCTGCACGGCGCCAGCTTGACAGGCGTCAAGGCTgcatgaatgggtgacgtcacgGGGCTGGCGCCTGCCAGTCTGGGAGCTCTCGGGCTTGTTTGCTCCATGTTTAAAGGCGAACAAACTCCAGCAGTGGGAAAATGCCCTGCCTATTCCTCGAAATGGATCGCATCTGAACAACGCTGCCCCAGCTTGCTTtcccatgtgtgcatgtgtgtgtgacacAAAAAAGAGAGAACTACTTTATTATTATTGGACAAACTTCAAAACTTGAGATTTCACGTTTAAAAAAGCCATTATATGCAAAATGCACTTTCCAATAGTTTTACTTAAAACACAACCCTACTTATTGTACAATTGTAAGTTTATTTCTGATTCATTAATTGCAATTACACACTAAAATTATATGCAGAATGCACTTTTCCAATAGGTTTACTTTTAAGAAAACTACATTTTCACAAGTGTAAACATAAATTGCAATTACACATTACAAACAATTATATGCAGAGTGCACTTTCCAATAGTTTTACTTTGATGAAAACTACCTACTGCACAAATGTAAATTTAGTTATAATTCATGAAATTGCAATTACACACGACAAACAACATGCTGAATGCACTTTTCAATAGTTATACTTTTTGAGAAAACATTACACAATTGTAAATTTATTTCAAATTCAAAAATTGTAATTTCACATAAAACAATTATATAGTGCACTTTTCAATACTTTTACTTTTAAGAAAAGCGCTTATTGCACAATTATAAATTAATTTCAAATTCAAAAATTGCAATTTcactttaaaaacaattacaTGCAGAatgcattaattttattttttaagacTAATTGCACAATTACAAATGTAATGCACATTAACGAATTTACATTAAAACAATTATACACATAATGCACCTTTTACTTATTTTCCTTTTAATGCAAAACTTATTGCAcaattgcaaatttaaaaaatgctaattcactttaaaaataattataagcagaagcaattttaaaataatactttaaaaaatattttcttttgcaagaatggatgagaaagtaggatgacataaaactagtgaatgggtcggtttggactcggtgggcagaagggcctgtttccatgctgtatttttctatcATTCAAAAAGGCCATTGAGCTCAAGagtagtgatttaaaaaaaaatctaaatgtaATTTTACACTAGTGATAAATAAATGTATAAAGCATAGGATACTGCTTAGGATTGCAACATATTAACGGTTGTCGACaagtaatattttattttaagatgTCTTAAAAGTATGTATTTTATGTCAGACACACTTTGTGccctttcgtaaaccagcatatgcagtttcttgtttctacctaACATTGTCCTGCTTTTGACAGTTACTGTATTAAATCCACTGTCGATTCATTTGCTGATTATACATCTTTTGTTACTTTTCTTTAAACTATCCAAATGAGAAATTGCAAATGGTTCAAAATGTTTTCACTGAAACTGCTTCAGAAGGACCTTCAGAAAGAGAAATTATTCTGCTTTGCAACATTCCAGTACATTTCAAGCTGTTAGAATGCCTCTACACTGCGATTACAATGACAATGCTGGCTATACAAAGGTATTTTGTTGCTTATATTGCAATAAGTCGAGATGCGCTATAAGACCCATTTCACAGTAAATGTTGGGATTTTAGCGGGTTATTTTTGACTATCCTGGTAAATAAGGAAAATAATGGGATCTAGAGATAATTTAAAAACCTTCCCTGCACATCTGATAAGTTTACATTCCCTTGAATTACTTCTCCCGCCCACGACTCCCACCTCCACGCCTAcagacacacacagctgcattccCACATCTTCAACGAACTACTGACATTTGTTTCCTTTTTGCAAGTCTTTCCCCgtttcccaacccccccccccccctcccttccataCTTGACAAGAGTTCataccctgacacacacacacactgacttccCATTTGCTGAGAAAGGCAACAAACcttgcccactgagtccttgccacCAGATGTGATTCGCTGTGGACCCGAGGGGTGGCTTTATGTATAGAAAACTCCCACTGTGCAGCTAGCGCTTATAAAAGCAAGCACTCGGCGGCTGTAGACTTGTCATAGCATTGCTCAGTCTGGTTTGTGAAAAACCTTTTGGTGGtgcatttctctctctctgcaagAATGAAAGTGGTTGGTGGTGCCTGCTCCCTCAAGCGACAGGGATGCAACGAGGACGTGGTGAGATGCCTTTCCGAGCAAAGCATCGCAATCGCCAAGTGTAAGATGCCCCCTTTGCTGGACGAGCAGATGACCATGTTCCTGTACGACATGAACGGCTGCTACAGCAAACTGAAAGAGCTGGTGCCCACTCTCCCCCAGAACAAGAAAGTCAGCAAAGTGGAGATCCTGCAGCATGTCATCGACTATATCTGGGATTTGCAGTTGGAATTAGATGGCCAGTCGAACATTGCTTCCGGGAACACTGCCCCGTCCCGAACCCCACTCAACGCAGATGTGGCTGTCATCTCAGCAGAGGTAATTATTCAACTTCTCTAACTTTGTGTCGTTAAAGAGATAAATTGCCTTTAACGTGATGAAAATGACTCCTaggatgatggaatttaatgttttGTTCATTTTGTTTCCAGGCACCATGTGTGAGCAGTGATGACCGCATTTTGTGTCGCTGAGTGTCAAACAGACTTGCAGGTACGTACAACGGAGATGTTTTGTGAAATGTAACAGGGCCACCATGTAATTGTAACTAATTTCTTGGGAATAGTTTAATGCATGGGAGATATTGCATAATTGCATTAATCATTAATAGATTTTGGAACAGCACTTGCATAATCGGGGTGAAAATACTTTATAGTGCACTTTAGAACACAACACTTAAAAATAATTGGGATGCCAATAATTTATAGTACATTTCGGCACATGACACTTAAGAATAAAATAAATGAGATGGGAATATTTTATATTCAATTTAATATTAGTTGCGTTTGAATGAAAGATCTAATGtgctttttttttcctca is drawn from Leucoraja erinacea ecotype New England chromosome 21, Leri_hhj_1, whole genome shotgun sequence and contains these coding sequences:
- the id1 gene encoding DNA-binding protein inhibitor ID-1, encoding MKVVGGACSLKRQGCNEDVVRCLSEQSIAIAKCKMPPLLDEQMTMFLYDMNGCYSKLKELVPTLPQNKKVSKVEILQHVIDYIWDLQLELDGQSNIASGNTAPSRTPLNADVAVISAEAPCVSSDDRILCR